The following is a genomic window from Crossiella equi.
GTCCTATGTGGACGGTGGCGGGACCGGAGTCGGGCAAGCTCATCGTGTTTCCTCCGCCACCGAGCGTAGGGGCGGACAGGCCCGGCGAACACTGGTCACAAGTGCAGAACCGGGGGAGTGCTCGGACACTTCCGTGCGACCTGGTGCCAGCCGTCCGCGGCGGGCCCCGGAGGGCTGAACCTGACACGGCTCTCTCAGCGAGCCGCCAGGCTCCCCTCAGGTTCCTGTGGCTTCCTGGAGCCAACGAACATGAGGAGGTCACCGTGCTCGGCTTCGTCCTCGGCTGGATCCTGACCCTGTTCATCCTGGTGCTGATCGCCCGGGTGATCGCGGACTGGGCCACCACCCTGGAGGCCCGCGGCGAGTTCTGGGCCCAGGCGCGGCGGTTCACCCACACCGTCACCGAACCGGTCATCGCCCCGGTCCGCCGGATCCTGCCCCCGGTGCGCTTCGGCTCCTTCGGCCTGGACCTGGCCTTCACCGTGGTCTTCGTCGCGGCTCTGCTCCTGCGCTCATTCCTGTGGTGAGAGCACCAGCCGCAGCACGGGCTCGTCCCCGTCGACCTCCCCGGTGGGCACGAACCCCAGCCCCAGGTAGAACGGCAGTGGCCCACCCTCTCCAGGCACGTGGCTGGTGAGCAGCTCGGTGGCCCCCTCCGCGCGCACCAGCCGCACGACCTCCGCGAGCGCGGCCCGCCCGTACCCGTGCCCCTGGTGCCGGGCGTCGATGAGCAGGCGCCACAGGAACCACGGCCCGAGCACGCCCGGCCGGGGGACCACGTTCCAGCTGAGCATGAGGAACCCGACGGGCTCGTCCCCGGCGTAGACCGCCCGGTACCAGGGGTTGGCATCCGGGTGCCGCGCCGCGTCGTCCAGGG
Proteins encoded in this region:
- a CDS encoding GNAT family N-acetyltransferase, which encodes MTSPVRLVELTDANREAVLALRVHPDQEDFVASVAQSLDDAARHPDANPWYRAVYAGDEPVGFLMLSWNVVPRPGVLGPWFLWRLLIDARHQGHGYGRAALAEVVRLVRAEGATELLTSHVPGEGGPLPFYLGLGFVPTGEVDGDEPVLRLVLSPQE
- a CDS encoding YggT family protein, with the protein product MLGFVLGWILTLFILVLIARVIADWATTLEARGEFWAQARRFTHTVTEPVIAPVRRILPPVRFGSFGLDLAFTVVFVAALLLRSFLW